A stretch of the Rosa rugosa chromosome 5, drRosRugo1.1, whole genome shotgun sequence genome encodes the following:
- the LOC133708559 gene encoding secreted RxLR effector protein 161-like, producing the protein MEQSRKGFLPVRHGIHLSKKMCPQTIEEVQKMSKIPYASAIGSLMYAMLCTRPDISYGVSITSRYQSNPGLEHWNAVKNILKYLRRTKDLFLVYGGGDLQSELQVEAYTDSDFQSDVNDRKSTSGFVFTLNGGAVNWRSCKQSVTADSTTEAEYIAASEAAKEAVWMKKFITELDVVPTIESPIPLYCDNNGAIAQAKEPRSHQKSKHIERRFHIIREIVNRGDVNILKVASVDNISDPFTKPLSQAKLEQHLEKMGVRFMADWV; encoded by the coding sequence atggaacaatctaggaagggttttctgcctgtcagacatggcattcacctttctaagaaaatgtgcccacaaacgattgaggaagtgcaaaagatgagcaagatcccatatgcatctgcaatagggagcctcatgtatgcgatgctatgcacaagacctgatatcagttatggcgtaagcataactagtcgatatcagtccaatccaggtttagaacactggaatgctgttaagaatatccttaagtacttgagaaggactaaagatttattcctcgtttatggaggtggtgatttgcaatcagagttgcaagtggaagcatacacagactcagattttcaatctgatgtgaatgacagaaaatccacatcagggtttgtcttcaccttgaatggaggtgcagtaaattggagaagctgcaaacaaagcgttactgcagattccactactgaggcagaatacattgcagcatcagaggctgcaaaggaagcagtttggatgaaaaagttcatcactgaacttgatgttgttcctaccattgagtcaccgattccactttactgtgacaacaatggggcaattgctcaagccaaggaaccaaggtctcatcaaaaatccaaacacatcgaaagacgtttccatatcataagggagattgttaatcgtggagacgttaacattctcaaagtagcatctgttgataacatatcagatccattcactaagcctttatcacaagcaaagctagaacaacatcttgagaagatgggtgtacgtttcatggctgattgggtttag
- the LOC133708207 gene encoding uncharacterized protein LOC133708207 isoform X1: MESEFCGLCLSLGDRCVILYIWLKLPPMDYCNGDQLEHELGFALLPSQIGGVQQLLLHGKWSNTLYALFWSYFAAIRGVNPVVQPLIDLNMNVLVYNGEIFGGIEIASEENDGEVLMGLLGGCESCVPNVVSRIKGPWAIIYWQGLLCRFEYRVIIIKAEVYVRWRGRGRVLLVLSLALGSELWWVCLLIELSFSLICKLSVM; this comes from the exons ATGGAATCGGAGTTCTGCGGCCTCTGCCTCAGTCTT GGAGATCGTTGtgttatattatatatatggctCAAATTGCCCCCGATGGATTATTGCAATGGAG ACCAGCTTGAACATGAGCTTGGTTTTGCACTCTTGCCAAGTCAAATTGGAGGAGTTCAGCAATTGCTTCTCCATGGCAAATGGTCGAACACCTTATATGCACTTTTTTGGAGCTACTTTGCAGCGATCAGGGGAGTAAATCCAGTAGTTCAGCCATTGATAGATTTGAATATGAATGTTCTTGTTTATAATG GTGAGATCTTTGGGGGGATTGAGATTGCTAGTGAGGAGAATGATGGTGAAGTTCTAATGGGGTTGCTGGGAGGGTGTGAAAGTTGTGTGCCGAATGTGGTTTCTAGGATCAAGGGGCCTTGGGCTATCATCTATTGGCAG ggtttattgtgcaggtttgaatatcgagtgatcattatcaaagctgaggtgtacgttcgatggcgtggacgtggaagggtgctcttagttttaagtcttgctctgggtagtgagttgtggtgggtgtgtttacttattgaattgtcattcagtttgatttgtaaactatctgtaatgtaa
- the LOC133708207 gene encoding uncharacterized protein LOC133708207 isoform X3, giving the protein MESEFCGLCLSLGDRCVILYIWLKLPPMDYCNGDQLEHELGFALLPSQIGGVQQLLLHGKWSNTLYALFWSYFAAIRGVNPVVQPLIDLNMNVLVYNGEIFGGIEIASEENDGEVLMGLLGGCESCVPNVVSRIKGPWAIIYWQGLLCRLEYRVIVIEAEVDFQSRGCRRALILVVFRCVVSW; this is encoded by the exons ATGGAATCGGAGTTCTGCGGCCTCTGCCTCAGTCTT GGAGATCGTTGtgttatattatatatatggctCAAATTGCCCCCGATGGATTATTGCAATGGAG ACCAGCTTGAACATGAGCTTGGTTTTGCACTCTTGCCAAGTCAAATTGGAGGAGTTCAGCAATTGCTTCTCCATGGCAAATGGTCGAACACCTTATATGCACTTTTTTGGAGCTACTTTGCAGCGATCAGGGGAGTAAATCCAGTAGTTCAGCCATTGATAGATTTGAATATGAATGTTCTTGTTTATAATG GTGAGATCTTTGGGGGGATTGAGATTGCTAGTGAGGAGAATGATGGTGAAGTTCTAATGGGGTTGCTGGGAGGGTGTGAAAGTTGTGTGCCGAATGTGGTTTCTAGGATCAAGGGGCCTTGGGCTATCATCTATTGGCAG ggtttattgtgcaggttagaatatcgggtgatcgttatcgaagctgaggtggactttcagtcacgtgggtgtagaagggcgcttatacttgtagtcttccgctgtgtagtgagttggtga
- the LOC133708207 gene encoding uncharacterized protein LOC133708207 isoform X2, translating into MESEFCGLCLSLGDRCVILYIWLKLPPMDYCNGDQLEHELGFALLPSQIGGVQQLLLHGKWSNTLYALFWSYFAAIRGVNPVVQPLIDLNMNVLVYNGEIFGGIEIASEENDGEVLMGLLGGCESCVPNVVSRIKGPWAIIYWQVIDGLSWRTIVNRILAVREDAAGFGGFIVQVRISGDRYRS; encoded by the exons ATGGAATCGGAGTTCTGCGGCCTCTGCCTCAGTCTT GGAGATCGTTGtgttatattatatatatggctCAAATTGCCCCCGATGGATTATTGCAATGGAG ACCAGCTTGAACATGAGCTTGGTTTTGCACTCTTGCCAAGTCAAATTGGAGGAGTTCAGCAATTGCTTCTCCATGGCAAATGGTCGAACACCTTATATGCACTTTTTTGGAGCTACTTTGCAGCGATCAGGGGAGTAAATCCAGTAGTTCAGCCATTGATAGATTTGAATATGAATGTTCTTGTTTATAATG GTGAGATCTTTGGGGGGATTGAGATTGCTAGTGAGGAGAATGATGGTGAAGTTCTAATGGGGTTGCTGGGAGGGTGTGAAAGTTGTGTGCCGAATGTGGTTTCTAGGATCAAGGGGCCTTGGGCTATCATCTATTGGCAG gtgattgatggtttgagttggcggacgattgtgaatcgtatcttggctgttagagaagacgcagcaggatttggag ggtttattgtgcaggttagaatatcgggtgatcgttatcgaagctga
- the LOC133708205 gene encoding polyketide synthase 1-like, whose protein sequence is MVTVDEVRKAQRAEGPATVLAIGTATPPNCVDQSIYPDYYFRITKSEHKVELKEKFQRMCDKSMIKKRYMYLTEEILKENPSMCEYMAPSLDARQDMLIAEIPKLGKEAATKAIKEWGQPKSKITHLVFCTTSGVDMPGADYQLTKLLGLHPSVKRLMMYQQGCFAGGTVLRLAKDLAENNRGARVLVVCSEITVVTFRGPSDTHLDSLVGQALFGDGAAAIIVGADPLSEIEKPLFEVVSAAQTILPDSDGAIEGHLREVGLTFHLLENVPMLISKNIEKSLNEAFKPLNITDWNSLFWIAHPGGPAILDQVEAKLALKPEKLEATRHILSEYGNMSSACVFFILDEVRRKSVANGHKTTGEGLEWGVLFGFGPGLTVETVVLHSVGVTA, encoded by the exons ATGGTGACCGTTGACGAAGTCCGCAAGGCTCAACGGGCTGAGGGTCCGGCCACCGTCTTGGCCATCGGGACAGCCACTCCTCCCAATTGTGTCGACCAGAGCATATATCCCGACTACTATTTTCGTATAACCAAAAGTGAGCACAAGGTTGAGCTCAAGGAGAAATTCCAGCGCATGT GTGACAAGTCAATGATCAAGAAGCGTTACATGTATTTGACTGAAGAGATCTTGAAAGAGAATCCCAGTATGTGCGAGTACATGGCACCTTCACTTGATGCAAGACAAGATATGCTGATTGCTGAAATTCCAAAGTTGGGCAAAGAGGCTGCCACCAAGGCCATTAAGGAATGGGGTCAGCCCAAGTCTAAAATCACCCACTTGGTCTTTTGTACCACCAGTGGTGTTGACATGCCCGGGGCCGATTACCAGCTCACCAAGCTTTTAGGCCTCCACCCGTCCGTCAAGCGCCTCATGATGTACCAACAAGGTTGTTTCGCCGGCGGCACCGTGCTCCGGTTGGCCAAGGACTTGGCTGAGAACAATCGGGGAGCACGTGTTCTCGTTGTTTGCTCCGAGATCACTGTCGTCACTTTCCGTGGGCCTAGCGACACCCATCTCGATAGTCTTGTGGGCCAAGCCTTGTTCGGTGACGGTGCTGCGGCCATTATTGTTGGGGCTGACCCGCTGTCTGAGATTGAGAAGCCCTTGTTTGAGGTTGTCTCGGCGGCTCAAACTATCCTTCCTGATAGTGATGGGGCCATTGAAGGGCATCTTCGTGAAGTTGGGCTCACATTTCACCTCCTCGAAAATGTTCCCATGCTAATTTCGAAGAACATCGAAAAGAGCCTCAACGAGGCCTTCAAGCCTTTGAACATCACGGACTGGAACTCACTTTTCTGGATTGCACACCCGGGTGGCCCTGCAATTCTGGATCAAGTAGAGGCGAAATTGGCATTGAAGCCCGAAAAGTTAGAAGCAACAAGGCACATATTGTCCGAATACGGCAACATGTCCAGTGCTTGtgtgttttttattttggaCGAGGTGAGGAGGAAGTCTGTAGCAAATGGGCACAAGACCACTGGAGAGGGCCTGGAGTGGGGAGTTCTAtttgggtttgggcctgggctcaccGTCGAGACCGTCGTGCTTCACAGTGTTGGTGTCACTGCTTGA
- the LOC133708207 gene encoding uncharacterized protein LOC133708207 isoform X4, whose protein sequence is MESEFCGLCLSLGDRCVILYIWLKLPPMDYCNGDQLEHELGFALLPSQIGGVQQLLLHGKWSNTLYALFWSYFAAIRGVNPVVQPLIDLNMNVLVYNGEIFGGIEIASEENDGEVLMGLLGGCESCVPNVVSRIKGPWAIIYWQGLLCRLEYRVIVIEAEVDFPSRGCRRALILVVFRCVVSW, encoded by the exons ATGGAATCGGAGTTCTGCGGCCTCTGCCTCAGTCTT GGAGATCGTTGtgttatattatatatatggctCAAATTGCCCCCGATGGATTATTGCAATGGAG ACCAGCTTGAACATGAGCTTGGTTTTGCACTCTTGCCAAGTCAAATTGGAGGAGTTCAGCAATTGCTTCTCCATGGCAAATGGTCGAACACCTTATATGCACTTTTTTGGAGCTACTTTGCAGCGATCAGGGGAGTAAATCCAGTAGTTCAGCCATTGATAGATTTGAATATGAATGTTCTTGTTTATAATG GTGAGATCTTTGGGGGGATTGAGATTGCTAGTGAGGAGAATGATGGTGAAGTTCTAATGGGGTTGCTGGGAGGGTGTGAAAGTTGTGTGCCGAATGTGGTTTCTAGGATCAAGGGGCCTTGGGCTATCATCTATTGGCAG ggtttattgtgcaggttagaatatcgggtgatcgttatcgaagctgaggtggactttccgtcacgtgggtgtagaagagcgcttatacttgtagtctttcgctgtgtagtgagttggtga
- the LOC133708207 gene encoding uncharacterized protein LOC133708207 isoform X5, with protein MKMLLHYQLEHELGFALLPSQIGGVQQLLLHGKWSNTLYALFWSYFAAIRGVNPVVQPLIDLNMNVLVYNGEIFGGIEIASEENDGEVLMGLLGGCESCVPNVVSRIKGPWAIIYWQGLLCRFEYRVIIIKAEVYVRWRGRGRVLLVLSLALGSELWWVCLLIELSFSLICKLSVM; from the exons ATGAAAATGTTGCTCCACT ACCAGCTTGAACATGAGCTTGGTTTTGCACTCTTGCCAAGTCAAATTGGAGGAGTTCAGCAATTGCTTCTCCATGGCAAATGGTCGAACACCTTATATGCACTTTTTTGGAGCTACTTTGCAGCGATCAGGGGAGTAAATCCAGTAGTTCAGCCATTGATAGATTTGAATATGAATGTTCTTGTTTATAATG GTGAGATCTTTGGGGGGATTGAGATTGCTAGTGAGGAGAATGATGGTGAAGTTCTAATGGGGTTGCTGGGAGGGTGTGAAAGTTGTGTGCCGAATGTGGTTTCTAGGATCAAGGGGCCTTGGGCTATCATCTATTGGCAG ggtttattgtgcaggtttgaatatcgagtgatcattatcaaagctgaggtgtacgttcgatggcgtggacgtggaagggtgctcttagttttaagtcttgctctgggtagtgagttgtggtgggtgtgtttacttattgaattgtcattcagtttgatttgtaaactatctgtaatgtaa